TATTTCCCAGCATTCAAATCAATAACACGAGTCTCTATTGGCTGAGTGAACGAGCTATTCTTGCGGccaagaagaaagaaatttatggTCTTAACAATGTCATTTAGTTTAACATTCAAATCGAGGCAATTGCATGCAAGTCCATCGACGCTATTTTGGAAGCAGATGAAGCCGTTAATTATCCAACAAAATTTCGGAATTCACTCGATCTACCGGGGATACCACTGTACTTACTGCAATTGAAAATTGGCGTGCCAATTATCAACCTAAGCTTTTCAACAACCAtgtttagaagtaaaaaaaaaaaaaaaaaaaaaaaaaaaaaaaaagagcaatgtTATAGAAGCAACAATCTTGGCCTCTCAATGGTGAAGTTCCCTCATTCTTCGTACTTCTGTGATTCCAACGAATGTGCCATTTCAGTTTAAGAGATTGCAATTCCCATTTCGAATGGCGTTTGCAATTTCCACCAACAAAGTACTCGGCTAATCTTTAGAATTGTATAGTTTAAATCTAGATATAGATTATTCTCACATGGACAATTATAGGTTGAGTGTTCTAGAGtcgacaaaataaaaaatatttgtacgtGCACAAACAATGGaacaacaaaaaatatcgtaAATCCACaagaattgtaaaattaatcataCTTGAAACGCCACAGCAGCTTCTGGCCGGGTACAGCCAGTCCttaaaatttgaatgcaatttGTATTGTTATCgcatgataaaatttattctcaagtattttgaaagaagtttaaATTGTTTCGAAATAAGCTGAGCTGCGTTTCAAAAGCGTATGGAAAAATCCAGTAAACAGTACTCGTAATTACTCATGGCTAACAGATTTAATAATGcactgatattttattatatactaatgtttattttatgagatatactgaaaaattatattaatatctgtaatttctaccttttttttttttgaaaaatatctgttaacagcgaataattatataaagatattatttaacattCAACTTAATTTAAAGCACATATTcttgcaaattttctaaaattattttaaaatctttaactgtgaagtaaaattcttttttgcttttttatttttttaaaaagattatcaaaatatcaataaaacataatttaaatttttttatacttatataatgaaaattttaaataatgtaataaagtataaaaaatagacTGTTTCTAATTTCTTGAAATACGttgaaaattattaagtaataatgataataataataataaaaaactgataGTTTGATTGTACAATCTGATTAATGGTATATACTATTTGAAAATTGCTTAAGACTTTGGGGAAACATATCGACTTCTTAAATGAaaaggtggaaaaaaaaaagagtggaaTGCATTTGATAATTTAGTTTGTAATAATGTTATCgacaaactgaataaaaattaaaaatgcatatttaaattaaatctgctgCTAATACTTTATGTTATTCATATACCGAATTAATTCTTCATGATATTATAGACTACAGATTTCGAATTCgctatttatcaaaattatttcatttagcatattaaaggtaaaaatattttgtgtatatgtgaaggatgAAAGGGACTACATTTTCTAAATTGGGATTAAagaagataacattttaaaaactatcccattatttaaaaaatatagtattatgATATATTGTGAAATGCATACATAGTTAGAATGAAAAGCTATTGCAATActctattgaaataattttaatatcactatgctttaattattttattggaagaaaaaatgtgaatattcttatcagtaattaaaattagtaaagtaattgaaaattccttttttttaaagaagttctgATAAGTTAGTATATGTTAAtagatgttatttataatttgtttttgcaataaataactaataaaatcgCTATATATTGAGAAATATCGAGTTTTCTTGGACGATATATCGACATGATGAAATGCAGTCATCGCCCGGCCCTGCTGGTTAAGAATTTATACGCTTTCCTTTGTTTATGTAATATAAGCATAAggacttatataaattttaacatgcTTTCCAACTACAGATACTCCTACCTCGACATGCAAATAAACTAATAGTcactttatttgataataaaattactatttttatttgaaattcaaatgttaCAAATTACAAGAATTGTTTTATTGCACTTTTCATTACACTTATAAaaacttaaacatattttaaaataaggcaCATGATAGTCTCATACTATTATGAAGAATAGACAGAATAattgtttatgtatattttcatacAACTTCTAATGATAGAATTTGCAATTATATAGTATACTCAAATAAAGAAGATTTTTGGTGTTGAGTGTTGTAATACGTCAATATATTTGCTAATATGACAAGTAGTAGCAATAGCCCATATCAAAAAAGGATAATTTAACATGAATGTCAGTGAAATGATCCTCATGTTCTTTTTCAGAGAATCTGTACTCAAGACTGCTTAGAATGGAATGAAACAATGAATTCTCAACAGTACTACAGTACACTTTTGAGGCTAGTAGCAGATTTATCATTAAATGGCAGTCCAGAACTATAGgaagatgatttaaaaaacgTTGCTATGcaagttgtcaaataaataaatttgtaagcaatacaaattccataaattattaaatattattaattaaaatattcacagaATTATTGACACTATTAAGAAATAAGtataatgaattacattttatactatgttaagatgttaattattcatttaactagttACATTCCAGTTGacagttattataaaataatgatttttgatgCTGTATTTGCTTGAagcttattatttctttataatgtatcataataatttaattcttttatttaaaagtaggaaCATTATTAACTAAtggttaatttttcatgaaatatacattaaaaataggttaaaacctatgtaattttaaaaattaaactgaaaatttaatctaaatcatcaacatattgattaaatatttattaaaatgtaaaactacACTAATCAGCTATTAAAACAGCCTCATGACGTCACTGCATGGGATCACAAAATGCATAAATCAAGAGGCCTAAATATATCAAGAACAAAAATAGACAAATATTCTCTGGGAACAATTAAGGTTGGTTAAGAAGGGAATGGTTAAGAAGAACAACATTCCACCTATATAACTCTTTACACTATATCTCTGATcctttaaaaaatgagataattCACATAAAACAATGGAAGCCAAGTGAAAGGAATATCCATGATCAGAGCATCCATGTTAATGGTAGTTTTGAGCTTTGCTATTGCTATATGTCTATTGTAAgtgtaataatttttagatataactGAAATCTCATTCTGTTTTAGATACATTCATATATGTGATTCTCTAATGTATTTATAATCTAAAAGTACAACCAGTATTAGGCAAgtctaagtaaaatatttagaaaagttaaatgtattcaaatgaagcaataatttcagttataaaGGTAATCTTTTTTCAATTCAAAGACAATTGGATATCTTTGATGTCAAGAATTATTATTGCATGCATTTTGGCAGAataatatgaaatgcataacaTACAtatgaattataagaaatttaaaatcttcttataCAGACACATTACACTGTTTATGCAGTTTTTAAGGCATTAGTTGGCAATGAAATCTTATGCAATTCATTCTTATGCAAACAGATGCAATTCAGCACTAAACCATGATTTCCCAAGAGGAAAATGGCAAGCCCAACAATTCCGGGGTTGGATGAAACACAGTATGGAAACATGTATCCAAttaatttcttagttaaaaatgaTTTCCATTTGATTTTATGTCACCTGATTCCTAAGGAGATgacattttttctataaaatgaatcTCCACTTCAAATGGAAATGCAGTTGAGTCTAAAGATTGGCGAAATAGTTGTGCATGTTGCCAGGAATCGCCACCAGTCAATTCAGCTTTAAGGATGAAATTTGTGTTTCCTTTCAAATCTGTAGTTTCTAAAGGACATACTTCTGAAAGAAATATATCACacatcattttcaaatatacaaaacatAGTCAAGTAAaacagaattcattttaaaaataatttttttcccaaaacgtattacttattaattaataaacaaattagattttttttacaaaacttctaATCCAGAAAGAgtcaatttttttcccacttcattcattaatactttttttggattatttctcaaatatttatttgtcaattGTTCCATTTATAAATTGTCATAACGCAGAATAATTCATAAAGATTATAAGACAATTTTCAGCATAATACAGAAGAAAACGTGATGTTTTGTTTGCATACATAATAACGAGTTGCCTTTGGCATCTAGCTGGTTTTGAAGAGAATACTGATTgggtttaatttcaattaaatcttttatacataatttaatgttCAACAACATAAGTGTAATACTAAACTATGAGAGGCAGCTGGGATATTTTCAAAGCTTTGGACCTGTTCTGTTTATCATGTACATACAAGGACCTTCCTAGCTAGTCAAGTTTCACAGCATCCCAGTTCCTTTAAAAATAGGCACAAAATTTGGATTACACTGGCAGATCAATGCTATTCTGTCTTCTTTTCAGCCGACTGTCTGTTGCAGAAATCAACAtgattaaaccaataaaattttccctagagtcataaaataaatatagttaaaactGCAATGGAAGGATAAAATGTATTATGTTACTAAGGTTAGCCACTTTCACAAAAAGAAGTGGGGGAGAGAGAGGTGGGCATTTGCTATCATTCGCTAACCGTATACCAATGGGATAATATTGTTTTGTAAAGCTAAGTAATGTTTTTACCTCTTGTCTGCTTGAAGAGTTTCCATGTCATTTTATCgcatactcagattttttttaatacatttttaaaaacaagaaagcatttacaatttttttttcctccagaaaaaaggaatatataaacttttaaaactgtatctaaatgaaaactgtaaaaaaaattgtaactgcaAGTATTAGGAACCTCGTAAgatatgaacaattttttaataaaatttatttggaatagtAATTTCATCATATCATAAATTTCGAAGAAATTGCTTTCTTCTAAAAGTTTCATGAATTCGATATGAAAACTTATGATATAatacaatatcatttttatacaaaagatttAACTCAGCGTGAAGGACGCACATATACACCCAAAGGCCACACCGATGTTTTTTGCTTAACGCATTACAAACATCGGTATCGAAAAATTTTAGTATCCCACCTCTCCTCAGATGTAAGGCACTCACCACTCATTCCTGGTAATAATGTATTGCTTCGTTTTCTTGCTCTCTCTTCCCTAGTTATCTGATTAAACCCTTTGTGACTTCTTTTGGAGGCACTTTAAGGAGCTTATATATGAATCGTCaccactaaaatattttttttttaaaaaaagcttagaTAATAGATTAGTGCTGCAGTGATTGCGCTATAAAATGTGCAAACAAATTTAACTACCACAGGACGTGTGTCATGTGATACATGGAAGACACATAGAACACttggagagtatgcaagaaacTTGGCAAGTTACTCATATTTGtacaatttgaaaatgaatgaatcttTTACAGTGGCCTTGTACTGCTACGCCCATGCATAAGTGACGCCTGGTATTGAATtctcattttaatgataaaaccaTCGGATTATTATAATACTATTTGTTGAAAAATGGGCGAAATATATTATAGGGATAACTTTTAATGGAAATTGTAATAATGATGAGTAGAAATATATTCCTTCacatttctctaaatttaagATGTTTCGCCCTAAGTTCCTTCTTAATTCTCTAATATGAACTACTTTCTATTAATATGCAGGAAAACTACATTTCTTATAACACACTTTTTTCCTGCAGGGTTTTCCTTGCCGTTCaatctaattaattgaaatttgcatattttctatgTATATACAGACGCCAGCTTCTATACTTGATCCCATCACCCTGTAACTTCAAGGTAGTATGTAATTCCCTTTATAGATAATCAGTtacttttcaaatacaaattaaagaCGAATAGAAAATTCAACAATGATACTCACCTTCAggagaatattttgttattttgtcaTCTTCAGAATTTGGAAAAAGCAACCACTTTATAGTCCCCGAGTTGAACGTTCTACTATGCAGGTTTAATTTTACAGTACTAATAACCAGATTAGTATCCCTAAAATCAAATTTCCATGCAACGCTTCCTCTACTGAAGCCCTCTGCGTGAGCAAGATAGGAAACTTTCCAGTCTTTCTCCACTTTGCGGAACATATTCGCGTGGGAAAAAGTGAAGGACTTCCAATCTTCCGTCTGGACAGACAAGGAACTGACACGCATATATTTATCCAAAGCGCAGCTGTACTTAATGTGAAaatacttctgttttatttcttcagtGTTTAACTTAAACACATAGAAATTCTCAAGGAAACTTATTTCCCCTCTTGCTAGTCGCCATGACAGTGAACCAGAAGTTCTGCCACTGTAATTCCCACTATCAGGTTGAGCAGGAGATAAAAATTCTGCTAATTCTCTGGCACGACGCTCTTTTAACTCCTTAAGTTGTGGCGGAGATAAAgacttttgtaatttttcttgtaaaGTTAGAATACAGTGAAGAAGAAATTCTTCACGGCACACATTTCGCCTTTTAAGGACGTCTTCAAAATTTCTTGTGTAACGCCACGTCACATCTTGTATTTCATACCTGCCTATGGCTATGACATACTTCAGCTTTTTATTCCATCCCACTTCATACATCAAAGGCTTATCACAAACATTTTCACAAGGATCGCAGTGCAGCCATTGTTTGTTGGAATGAGAATATACCTCTGTCCAGACGTGGTCCGTCCAATCTATCacgaagcgagaatcataccctaAAGCAATACACAGTAAGGTAAAGCAGTTGGCCCACTCTCCACAACGTCCTCGTCTAGTCTCTAAGAGTTTTCGGGGATGATTAAAGCGAGGAAATCGATAAGTCTTTTCACATTTTGGGCATTCAAAATGTTCGACCGTTCGTGCGTCCCACTTAGCTTCATCTTGGGTGGGTGTGACGAATCCTTTCTTCTCAGTAACCACATCACAAGTGTCACACTTGGGTGCATCCAACCACTTGAAGAAATCCTCTTTGAACCATTCCAGTAGTTCCAGAAGTAAAAGATCGTCAATATCAACATTGTTACTTTCTGGCAAGCTCGAGTACTTCACGGTTGCTCTTACTCTCAGTTCATCTGCTGGAATGAGTGTAAGCGCACACTGCAGCAAGGAATCGTCTTTCCAATAATCGGTGAAGGACAACATGTTGACAAGCTTCGAGTATAAAAGTTTCTCCGTTtccttaaaaacagaaaatatttttttttttaaataaataatattttacgtaTCACAGTATAATGCTAATAAGATTGTGATTTTATAAATGCTAATAAGATTGTGATTTTATAAATGCTAATAAgattgtgattttaaaatcacaatcttattagcattttaattattttctaattttggatattaatttctaaatattatggaatttttgcTCAAGTTCACTACCAGGTAGCAACACTTCAtgcggaatcaaaatttaattaaagtagtaactgataattaagttctaagAATAATAAAACGGATTATTATCACTGAAAGGAATcaaatgcacaaaatttcagaGTACAGCATGATTCTGAACAAAGCACCAAACaacaaaattccatatttacaaacatgaaataagttaAGGTTGACAAAAGTGTATGAATAagtttaaatgaaactaaataccAATGATTTGAATTACTAAATTAAGCAATAAATACATATCATAGAAtgtaaaaatgtgatataaaaaatctgatttttaaaagaaagaaaatgcgtGTAAAATGCTTTAATCAAAAACGCTACAAAATATAGTTCTGCTTACATAATCAATAGATAAaacataatgttttaattaacagctgagttaaaacaaacaaacaaacaaacaaaaaaaaaaaagtcagttagCGGGAGTTACTTTCCCAAAGCTTcctcgcattctctctaataaaaacGTTATCTAAGAGAACGCCCTGCACTGCAGTGGTATATGATAATTAAGAAAtgttaacctttggcgtgaaatatttttagtgaaactACCGCATCATCGTTGcaagattttttggcgattaatagtatccgaaaatcgaatttctgattTAGACGCGCTTTTCTCgaacaattgaaacaaaaattagacacAGAAATAcacctgtagtcacaaaatcccatactggATTTGATGTACCTAAGTAAtggtgtttttaaattatcgcattaACATGCTTCGGAATGTATAGACTGATAGTCAGTTAACTTCTcattggatttgattcaaaatttgacagaagtctACAATGTTTAATAtacgtaccgaatttcatttttcaattatctttgtcATTGACAGACAaggattttccaaaaatgtttttcaaactcagagagatgtaaaacgtggatattcgtGAAAATcatgtgttcgaattttttgacaactacTATACTTTCTcagtactacgtatacgagaaagtaaaatagcATTAcgctgttattttattattttctagtatGCGAAATATATAGAAAGTATCGAAATTCGAGATTTTGTGATTCCGCACATTTTAGATCTCGGTTCAAAAATCATATTCTTGGAAAATGCCTGTATATCTGTTTGTCTGCCTGTGAAAAAGGtaaatcaaaaacactttaagccagatggataaaattcagtacatggtctttataccaaatgagtacatttttatcatattttgagcaaaatcctttcaGTGGAAGTCTACCTGCCTGATTATAAGTTATTACAGTAACTATAACATCAAGAAatatagatggataaaattcagtacacggATTTAAGACCTGGACACCTAccaattttgatccaaatctacAAAGTTtgcgtctgtcgatctgtactttcagacgcatgtaaatgcgataactcaaaaaaagcaatgacttaaatatatcaaatttggtatggcatTTTGCAAAATgaactacaagtgtagttctttgccgaatttttgtttcaatcggctgggaaaaactcgtctaaaacacaaattcgatttctggATACTATGAGCCGCATGCCAAAAATTAATCgcaaaaaatctcgccaaggatcacatggcagattcagtaaaaaggatCACATGAAGAGATCACTCTTCATCTTATTTGGTATTTTACAAAGCACCATATTAAAGCATATTACTTAGGAGTGGTctcaacaaaactttctcgcatactctctaataaaggtgttatcccaatggaggccttgtatggcattggcgtacaataattccGAAATATTAGCCATTGGcgtaaatttggtatttttactgaatctattatgcAATCCTTGGCTAgtgttttggtgattaatccctagcatgcggtcaaaagtatccaaaaaacGAATTCGGTTTCAGACGAGTTCTTCCCAACCGACTGCAACAAAAAATTTGGGCCGCgttggtctggtggtaaggtctcggtttgtgagccatagggttttaggttcgagaaccgtcgtgtaagggggtctgttgcacgctaaattcgtcagggccaaatgtcctcctgttggtgtggtgtggagaggggggtgccagctcaggtgtcgtcctgtcatctgactgcggttcgaaatgacgaggtccgtcccaaaatagccctagtgttgctttaaacgggacgttaatataactaaattaaactaagcaaataatatttgacataaaactacacatAAAGTTGCAAAAagacgtaccaaatttgatatatttcagtcattgcgtttttgagctatcgcgtttacacgtttctgaaagtacaggccgaCAGAAGGTCAACCCCTTCTTAtatatcgttcaaaatttgataagtgcctatactaaatatgttaaatctgtgtaccgaatttcatctatctagctcacttcattttgtagttatcgtactaacttatactcgaacagcTCAACAGACAGTCTTCATCCGATCGGACTTTACTcccatttgataaaaatctacaagtttggtttTAAtcctgtgtactaaatttcaccCGTCTATCTCAAacattttgagttatatttgtcacagacagacagacattttccaaaaatgtgtttttcgaaccgGAGAGGTATAAAAcattggagattcgtcaaaaactcgagttcgagttttttgacATGTATTTTCTCTACATGTCgtatacatgaaagtaaaaaaatagaaaggtcAAAgcatgtttcaatttatttttacaaaaatattcactattaagtaaaattttttaaaggaaaattttacttAACAGTTAATATAATTCAAGTTATTATAACTGtcgttttggaaatatttcaatgcattttgttgcgatttttaaagcagaaacagaaaaaatgaaagaGTCTTTTTTcctacgaaaataaaaaaaaatgtttacaatctTTAGCAAGCAacagcaagcaaaaaaaaaaaaaaaaaaaaaccttgaagaattcttatttttttacagacATGTTCACAGAAACCAATTTTAAAACAAGCAGTTAGAAAACCCACTGAAGAAATCGGCTCCAAAAATCACATTTCAACGATTGGCGGTTTGTCCATAAAGAACTACAGCACccttggaattatttttttaaatctaatttgattAGTTTTCGAGTCTGAGAAATCGATTGTCGTTGCTTACTTTTTCATTTAGATGAAAAATGATGACCAACGAAAAaggaaaaatgcaataaaaagcgTGAAAATAAGACAGGAAATGAATCAACAAATGAAAGAATCGTAGATTGGAGCTGGTTTGTGAGTAGCCATGAAAGAGTatttaaatggtattaaaaagttttgattcctttttattgttttcttgaaaataaaatatttattatttcaattaattcgacaatttttatttaaaaattcttaataaaacactttaagtcaacaagttttaataattaatttggtccattgaataattttaaactagagtattaataattaaagtaagataataatactatattaattattttaatatgttttttcactaaaaaatttacatacaaaTATACAGTTGAATGAAAAATACCATTCAGCCCATAGGACAAGGAATGCTGACACTGTTTATTCAAGTTTGAAAGgaatataaatagtaatattttcccTTAACAGttttcagtttataataaaactctttaaagttaatgaaaaaaattggggatttatgaaattaaaccttattaaataaattgcctttaaaaaaaacttaaataaataaaaaactaagaTGATGTATTTGTGAAGAATAATCTTTGAGTTCAAGATTTGAATGTTTGGGTGTAGTAATGTCCAACCcatttagaaaatatgcaaaGACCGAAACAAATCACTGTCATATtctcattttatattatcaaaaaaaaaaaaaaatgaagataaaggaCAGCAACTTTattgatttcatatatatatatatatataaacatatttcaacAGTTGCGTGgccaaatagaagaaatttttgaaattttaactttgatttatttcaccatgagaggcataatttatatagaaggaataagtggtaagaaatacatCAGTCTACATCATGAGACAAGAGCAGATGAGACCAAAATTATTTCCTTCAGCACTATAAGTACTTCTGATTTTAGTAACTGAGAATCTGGTCTCTATGTCtcctaatattaatttaaaaaatatgtttttgaacttGTGTGTTGTGTACAGAACAGATTGCCTGagctagagctaccaaattttgcAAAGATGTATTTCTACGATTGGAAATACCCCCCTCAGACATTCTCTCccttatcttaaataattaaaaaagtaagagGCTTTTGGTGTTTTCTTGAGATAATTTTCAACACTATTCtcataaaattgacttttatatcattttaaaatttaaaaaaaaaaaactgtatttttaatgatatcaatataaGTGTCTAGCTCATTTTCCCTgccattttttaacaatatttttacataattttaataatacatttcattattacaTTGAATGCCAAACCATAgacattgtttcatcaaatatttaatggtgTGGATTGCTTTCATCATTAGAAACTAagaggaataagaaaatgaagttatataTAAAGTGTTATGAAAGTTAGAAGATGGATgctacagttttaaaaatactattatgtCATAGTATTTGAGTCTATCAGAAAGGTTCATTTACACAGTATATAAAACAAATGTAGagctactaaaataatatttctcttgcACATATTTCAATTTGatgctttaaagaattttttttttttcctttgagatAATCATGAGCATCCAAGTTATACTTAAgagactta
The Argiope bruennichi chromosome 6, qqArgBrue1.1, whole genome shotgun sequence DNA segment above includes these coding regions:
- the LOC129972140 gene encoding peptide-N(4)-(N-acetyl-beta-glucosaminyl)asparagine amidase-like isoform X1, giving the protein MEPINETEKLLYSKLVNMLSFTDYWKDDSLLQCALTLIPADELRVRATVKYSSLPESNNVDIDDLLLLELLEWFKEDFFKWLDAPKCDTCDVVTEKKGFVTPTQDEAKWDARTVEHFECPKCEKTYRFPRFNHPRKLLETRRGRCGEWANCFTLLCIALGYDSRFVIDWTDHVWTEVYSHSNKQWLHCDPCENVCDKPLMYEVGWNKKLKYVIAIGRYEIQDVTWRYTRNFEDVLKRRNVCREEFLLHCILTLQEKLQKSLSPPQLKELKERRARELAEFLSPAQPDSGNYSGRTSGSLSWRLARGEISFLENFYVFKLNTEEIKQKYFHIKYSCALDKYMRVSSLSVQTEDWKSFTFSHANMFRKVEKDWKVSYLAHAEGFSRGSVAWKFDFRDTNLVISTVKLNLHSRTFNSGTIKWLLFPNSEDDKITKYSPEEVCPLETTDLKGNTNFILKAELTGGDSWQHAQLFRQSLDSTAFPFEVEIHFIEKMSSP
- the LOC129972140 gene encoding peptide-N(4)-(N-acetyl-beta-glucosaminyl)asparagine amidase-like isoform X2; translation: MEPINETEKLLYSKLVNMLSFTDYWKDDSLLQCALTLIPADELRVRATVKYSSLPESNNVDIDDLLLLELLEWFKEDFFKWLDAPKCDTCDVVTEKKGFVTPTQDEAKWDARTVEHFECPKCEKTYRFPRFNHPRKLLETRRGRCGEWANCFTLLCIALGYDSRFVIDWTDHVWTEVYSHSNKQWLHCDPCENVCDKPLMYEVGWNKKLKYVIAIGRYEIQDVTWRYTRNFEDVLKRRNVCREEFLLHCILTLQEKLQKSLSPPQLKELKERRARELAEFLSPAQPDSGNYSGRTSGSLSWRLARGEISFLENFYVFKLNTEEIKQKYFHIKYSCALDKYMRVSSLSVQTEDWKSFTFSHANMFRKVEKDWKVSYLAHAEGFSRGSVAWKFDFRDTNLVISTVKLNLHSRTFNSGTIKWLLFPNSEDDKITKYSPEVCPLETTDLKGNTNFILKAELTGGDSWQHAQLFRQSLDSTAFPFEVEIHFIEKMSSP